A genome region from Desulfallas thermosapovorans DSM 6562 includes the following:
- a CDS encoding electron transfer flavoprotein subunit beta/FixA family protein yields the protein MMKIIVLIKQVPGTANTRMDPKTGVMIRDAGETILNPLDEHALAEAVVIKKRNPGAEVIALTMGPPSAQKVLREACARGADKGILLSHKAFGGSDTVATSRVLAAAIGKIGAFDIVLAGEKATDGETGQTGPMTAALLDIPVVTFVHRLEVNDNHINARRILEEGVEEVRVKLPALVTVVKDINNPPLPTLRGYITAKKLSFPVWGPAELGVEENTLGLKGSPTRVVKVFTPKLSRQTTFYTADTEEKMSEAAQTILTALQSRGLMGEGDSYGS from the coding sequence ATGATGAAAATAATTGTTTTAATAAAACAAGTACCGGGAACGGCAAATACCCGCATGGATCCAAAAACCGGGGTAATGATTCGTGACGCGGGCGAAACCATATTAAACCCGCTGGATGAACATGCCCTTGCTGAAGCTGTTGTAATCAAAAAAAGGAATCCCGGTGCCGAAGTTATCGCCCTCACCATGGGACCTCCATCCGCGCAAAAAGTGCTCAGGGAAGCTTGCGCCAGGGGCGCCGATAAAGGAATTCTACTTTCCCACAAAGCCTTTGGCGGCTCTGATACCGTGGCCACGTCCCGGGTTCTGGCGGCGGCCATTGGTAAAATTGGCGCATTTGATATTGTTCTGGCTGGAGAAAAAGCCACCGACGGGGAAACCGGGCAAACAGGCCCCATGACTGCGGCATTGCTGGATATTCCGGTGGTAACCTTTGTGCACCGGCTGGAAGTAAATGATAATCATATAAACGCCCGGCGTATCTTGGAGGAAGGCGTAGAAGAAGTTAGGGTCAAACTGCCGGCACTGGTGACAGTGGTTAAGGATATTAACAACCCCCCGCTGCCTACCTTAAGGGGCTACATAACGGCCAAAAAATTATCCTTTCCGGTATGGGGGCCTGCCGAGCTGGGGGTTGAAGAGAATACCCTGGGTCTAAAGGGTTCCCCCACACGGGTGGTAAAAGTATTTACCCCCAAGCTATCCAGGCAGACTACCTTTTATACTGCCGATACGGAAGAAAAGATGTCCGAAGCGGCCCAGACCATATTAACGGCACTCCAAAGCCGTGGTCTAATGGGAGAGGGGGATAGTTATGGAAGCTAA